One Megachile rotundata isolate GNS110a chromosome 5, iyMegRotu1, whole genome shotgun sequence genomic region harbors:
- the LOC100878664 gene encoding tyrosine-protein kinase CSK isoform X2, producing MENGSRKATAGVAMPTYHNAGGGYPNVSAAARQAKLDGNQNHHTIPSNVTSHPLIQNSTQHNVPSNLSASNIPSHPVSPTMTTHSNVTSPNITSHMNTGSPPVILTSTNLANPSNPAALSVNPRHEVKLNAMPWFHGKISRETAERLLRPREDGLFLVRESTNFPGDYTLCVCYQGRVQHYRVKYKNNQLTIDDEEFFENLALLVEHYEQDADGLCTQLTKSLPKQGKQDFCVDPKAFMEAGWVIQTHELELRECIGKGEFGDVLLGVYRGERVAVKMLKDNSEAAQRFLAEASLMTSLIHDNLVKLLGLVFNNQHMYLVTEYMSKGSLVDYLRSRGRLHVSKKDQINFAYDTCAGMAYLESRHVVHRDLAARNVLVAEDNSAKVSDFGLARDENFSLEGGKLPIKWTAPEALKQNFSNKSDMWSFGILLWEIYSFGRVPYPRIPLADVVKCVEKGYKMEPPDGCPHEVYDIMRQAWDLQPEKRPTFYDIKIVLGQLKAEYTKGVN from the exons ATGGAAAATG GTTCGCGAAAGGCCACTGCGGGAGTTGCGATGCCAACGTACCACAATGCGGGTGGCGGATACCCGAATGTGTCAGCGGCAGCGCGGCAAGCGAAGCTCGATGGCAATCAAAATCACCATACGATCCCCTCAAACGTAACGTCCCATCCCCTTATACAAAATAGCACGCAACACAACGTTCCTTCCAACTTGTCTGCAAGCAACATTCCGTCCCATCCAGTATCACCGACGATGACTACGCATTCGAACGTCACCTCTCCTAATATAACCAGTCACATGAACACCGGATCGCCGCCGGTAATCCTCACCTCGACCAACCTTGCGAATCCTAGCAATCCCGCTGCGTTATCGGTGAATCCGAGGCACGAGGTCAAACTGAACGCTATGCC ATGGTTTCACGGGAAAATATCGAGGGAAACTGCTGAGAGATTGTTGCGACCGAGAGAAGACGGTCTGTTCCTAGTCCGTGAGTCGACCAACTTCCCTGGCGACTATACGCTGTGTGTGTGCTACCAGGGTCGCGTGCAGCATTATCGAGTGAAATATAAGAACAATCAGCTGACGATCGATGATGAGGAGTTCTTCGAGAACTTGGCCTTGTTGGTGGAGCATTACGAGCAAGACGCGGACGGTCTGTGCACGCAGCTGACCAAATCGTTGCCGAAACAAGGCAAACAGGACTTCTGTGTGGATCCGAAGGCGTTCATGGAGGCTGGCTGGGTGATACAGACTCACGAGTTAGAATTAAGAGAGTGTATTGGCAAGggagaattcggggacgtgCTGTTAGGCGTGTACCGAGGCGAGAGGGTAGCCGTGAAGATGCTGAAGGACAACAGCGAGGCGGCGCAGAGGTTTCTTGCCGAGGCTAGTCTAATGACGTCGTTGATTCATGACAATCTGGTTAAGTTGCTCGGTCTCGTTTTCAATAATCAACACATGTACCTGGTTACCGAGTATATGAGCAAAGGATCCCTGGTGGATTACCTGAGATCGCGAGGGAGATTGCACGTTTCCAAAAAGGACCAGATCAACTTTGCGTA CGACACGTGCGCGGGCATGGCATATTTGGAATCCAGACACGTAGTGCATCGAGATCTGGCCGCAAGGAACGTCCTTGTCGCGGAGGATAACTCGGCGAAGGTGTCGGACTTCGGTTTGGCGAGGGACGAAAACTTTTCTCTCGAAGGTGGAAAATTGCCCATCAAATGGACTGCACCAGAGGCTTTAAAGCAGAAT TTTTCAAATAAGTCTGATATGTGGAGTTTCGGGATACTTTTATGGGAAATCTACTCGTTCGGGCGTGTACCGTATCCACGAATT CCATTAGCCGATGTTGTAAAGTGCGTGGAGAAAGGATACAAAATGGAACCACCAGATGGTTGTCCACACGAAGTTTACGATATTATGAGACAA GCCTGGGACTTGCAACCTGAAAAACGACCTACTTTTTACGATATAAAAATAGTGCTGGGTCAACTGAAAGCTGAATACACCAAAGGTGTGAATTAA
- the LOC100878664 gene encoding tyrosine-protein kinase CSK isoform X1: MENGSRKATAGVAMPTYHNAGGGYPNVSAAARQAKLDGNQNHHTIPSNVTSHPLIQNSTQHNVPSNLSASNIPSHPVSPTMTTHSNVTSPNITSHMNTGSPPVILTSTNLANPSNPAALSVNPRHEVKLNAMPWFHGKISRETAERLLRPREDGLFLVRESTNFPGDYTLCVCYQGRVQHYRVKYKNNQLTIDDEEFFENLALLVEHYEQDADGLCTQLTKSLPKQGKQDFCVDPKAFMEAGWVIQTHELELRECIGKGEFGDVLLGVYRGERVAVKMLKDNSEAAQRFLAEASLMTSLIHDNLVKLLGLVFNNQHMYLVTEYMSKGSLVDYLRSRGRLHVSKKDQINFAYDTCAGMAYLESRHVVHRDLAARNVLVAEDNSAKVSDFGLARDENFSLEGGKLPIKWTAPEALKQNKFSNKSDMWSFGILLWEIYSFGRVPYPRIPLADVVKCVEKGYKMEPPDGCPHEVYDIMRQAWDLQPEKRPTFYDIKIVLGQLKAEYTKGVN, translated from the exons ATGGAAAATG GTTCGCGAAAGGCCACTGCGGGAGTTGCGATGCCAACGTACCACAATGCGGGTGGCGGATACCCGAATGTGTCAGCGGCAGCGCGGCAAGCGAAGCTCGATGGCAATCAAAATCACCATACGATCCCCTCAAACGTAACGTCCCATCCCCTTATACAAAATAGCACGCAACACAACGTTCCTTCCAACTTGTCTGCAAGCAACATTCCGTCCCATCCAGTATCACCGACGATGACTACGCATTCGAACGTCACCTCTCCTAATATAACCAGTCACATGAACACCGGATCGCCGCCGGTAATCCTCACCTCGACCAACCTTGCGAATCCTAGCAATCCCGCTGCGTTATCGGTGAATCCGAGGCACGAGGTCAAACTGAACGCTATGCC ATGGTTTCACGGGAAAATATCGAGGGAAACTGCTGAGAGATTGTTGCGACCGAGAGAAGACGGTCTGTTCCTAGTCCGTGAGTCGACCAACTTCCCTGGCGACTATACGCTGTGTGTGTGCTACCAGGGTCGCGTGCAGCATTATCGAGTGAAATATAAGAACAATCAGCTGACGATCGATGATGAGGAGTTCTTCGAGAACTTGGCCTTGTTGGTGGAGCATTACGAGCAAGACGCGGACGGTCTGTGCACGCAGCTGACCAAATCGTTGCCGAAACAAGGCAAACAGGACTTCTGTGTGGATCCGAAGGCGTTCATGGAGGCTGGCTGGGTGATACAGACTCACGAGTTAGAATTAAGAGAGTGTATTGGCAAGggagaattcggggacgtgCTGTTAGGCGTGTACCGAGGCGAGAGGGTAGCCGTGAAGATGCTGAAGGACAACAGCGAGGCGGCGCAGAGGTTTCTTGCCGAGGCTAGTCTAATGACGTCGTTGATTCATGACAATCTGGTTAAGTTGCTCGGTCTCGTTTTCAATAATCAACACATGTACCTGGTTACCGAGTATATGAGCAAAGGATCCCTGGTGGATTACCTGAGATCGCGAGGGAGATTGCACGTTTCCAAAAAGGACCAGATCAACTTTGCGTA CGACACGTGCGCGGGCATGGCATATTTGGAATCCAGACACGTAGTGCATCGAGATCTGGCCGCAAGGAACGTCCTTGTCGCGGAGGATAACTCGGCGAAGGTGTCGGACTTCGGTTTGGCGAGGGACGAAAACTTTTCTCTCGAAGGTGGAAAATTGCCCATCAAATGGACTGCACCAGAGGCTTTAAAGCAGAAT AAGTTTTCAAATAAGTCTGATATGTGGAGTTTCGGGATACTTTTATGGGAAATCTACTCGTTCGGGCGTGTACCGTATCCACGAATT CCATTAGCCGATGTTGTAAAGTGCGTGGAGAAAGGATACAAAATGGAACCACCAGATGGTTGTCCACACGAAGTTTACGATATTATGAGACAA GCCTGGGACTTGCAACCTGAAAAACGACCTACTTTTTACGATATAAAAATAGTGCTGGGTCAACTGAAAGCTGAATACACCAAAGGTGTGAATTAA
- the LOC100878664 gene encoding tyrosine-protein kinase CSK isoform X3 — protein sequence MPTYHNAGGGYPNVSAAARQAKLDGNQNHHTIPSNVTSHPLIQNSTQHNVPSNLSASNIPSHPVSPTMTTHSNVTSPNITSHMNTGSPPVILTSTNLANPSNPAALSVNPRHEVKLNAMPWFHGKISRETAERLLRPREDGLFLVRESTNFPGDYTLCVCYQGRVQHYRVKYKNNQLTIDDEEFFENLALLVEHYEQDADGLCTQLTKSLPKQGKQDFCVDPKAFMEAGWVIQTHELELRECIGKGEFGDVLLGVYRGERVAVKMLKDNSEAAQRFLAEASLMTSLIHDNLVKLLGLVFNNQHMYLVTEYMSKGSLVDYLRSRGRLHVSKKDQINFAYDTCAGMAYLESRHVVHRDLAARNVLVAEDNSAKVSDFGLARDENFSLEGGKLPIKWTAPEALKQNKFSNKSDMWSFGILLWEIYSFGRVPYPRIPLADVVKCVEKGYKMEPPDGCPHEVYDIMRQAWDLQPEKRPTFYDIKIVLGQLKAEYTKGVN from the exons ATGCCAACGTACCACAATGCGGGTGGCGGATACCCGAATGTGTCAGCGGCAGCGCGGCAAGCGAAGCTCGATGGCAATCAAAATCACCATACGATCCCCTCAAACGTAACGTCCCATCCCCTTATACAAAATAGCACGCAACACAACGTTCCTTCCAACTTGTCTGCAAGCAACATTCCGTCCCATCCAGTATCACCGACGATGACTACGCATTCGAACGTCACCTCTCCTAATATAACCAGTCACATGAACACCGGATCGCCGCCGGTAATCCTCACCTCGACCAACCTTGCGAATCCTAGCAATCCCGCTGCGTTATCGGTGAATCCGAGGCACGAGGTCAAACTGAACGCTATGCC ATGGTTTCACGGGAAAATATCGAGGGAAACTGCTGAGAGATTGTTGCGACCGAGAGAAGACGGTCTGTTCCTAGTCCGTGAGTCGACCAACTTCCCTGGCGACTATACGCTGTGTGTGTGCTACCAGGGTCGCGTGCAGCATTATCGAGTGAAATATAAGAACAATCAGCTGACGATCGATGATGAGGAGTTCTTCGAGAACTTGGCCTTGTTGGTGGAGCATTACGAGCAAGACGCGGACGGTCTGTGCACGCAGCTGACCAAATCGTTGCCGAAACAAGGCAAACAGGACTTCTGTGTGGATCCGAAGGCGTTCATGGAGGCTGGCTGGGTGATACAGACTCACGAGTTAGAATTAAGAGAGTGTATTGGCAAGggagaattcggggacgtgCTGTTAGGCGTGTACCGAGGCGAGAGGGTAGCCGTGAAGATGCTGAAGGACAACAGCGAGGCGGCGCAGAGGTTTCTTGCCGAGGCTAGTCTAATGACGTCGTTGATTCATGACAATCTGGTTAAGTTGCTCGGTCTCGTTTTCAATAATCAACACATGTACCTGGTTACCGAGTATATGAGCAAAGGATCCCTGGTGGATTACCTGAGATCGCGAGGGAGATTGCACGTTTCCAAAAAGGACCAGATCAACTTTGCGTA CGACACGTGCGCGGGCATGGCATATTTGGAATCCAGACACGTAGTGCATCGAGATCTGGCCGCAAGGAACGTCCTTGTCGCGGAGGATAACTCGGCGAAGGTGTCGGACTTCGGTTTGGCGAGGGACGAAAACTTTTCTCTCGAAGGTGGAAAATTGCCCATCAAATGGACTGCACCAGAGGCTTTAAAGCAGAAT AAGTTTTCAAATAAGTCTGATATGTGGAGTTTCGGGATACTTTTATGGGAAATCTACTCGTTCGGGCGTGTACCGTATCCACGAATT CCATTAGCCGATGTTGTAAAGTGCGTGGAGAAAGGATACAAAATGGAACCACCAGATGGTTGTCCACACGAAGTTTACGATATTATGAGACAA GCCTGGGACTTGCAACCTGAAAAACGACCTACTTTTTACGATATAAAAATAGTGCTGGGTCAACTGAAAGCTGAATACACCAAAGGTGTGAATTAA